A stretch of the Saccharolobus caldissimus genome encodes the following:
- a CDS encoding ribbon-helix-helix protein, CopG family, with protein sequence MTLRVITFKVEEDLLTKLDLYCVNNRKLRSEVIREAIELYLMRNYNNHGKVYGKNAKVVEENLRNMSTIMGEL encoded by the coding sequence ATGACGCTTAGAGTAATCACTTTCAAAGTTGAGGAAGACTTACTAACGAAGTTAGACCTCTATTGTGTAAATAACAGAAAATTGCGAAGCGAAGTAATCAGAGAAGCTATTGAACTCTATCTTATGCGCAATTATAATAATCACGGTAAAGTATACGGAAAGAACGCTAAGGTCGTTGAAGAAAACTTGAGAAATATGAGTACGATAATGGGGGAGCTCTAA
- a CDS encoding DNA cytosine methyltransferase yields MLRYYVNNRRELIDMLADTMPPLVAYNLFRIHGVKARRMIDLFAGIGGWSLGFALYAYPENVYIEAVELDRKKARILELLLKYVKSFYNELEFNVIIMDVRNYEVPNDIDVLTASPPCEDISPLNAFRGFKEYKHTVDLTRVFVEKVKGRNMGIFYENVYDKRLASLLADNGFSVEKVDFSQYIPQRRIRLIATKNVRRQVSLDGFAGVRR; encoded by the coding sequence ATGCTGAGATATTATGTTAATAATAGGAGGGAGCTCATCGATATGCTTGCCGATACAATGCCTCCTCTTGTAGCTTATAATTTATTCAGAATTCACGGTGTCAAGGCAAGGAGGATGATAGATTTATTTGCGGGTATAGGAGGCTGGTCGTTAGGTTTTGCTCTATATGCTTATCCAGAGAATGTCTATATTGAAGCAGTTGAGCTAGATCGTAAAAAAGCTAGAATTTTAGAACTACTGTTAAAGTATGTAAAATCGTTCTACAATGAACTGGAGTTTAATGTAATTATTATGGACGTCAGAAACTATGAAGTTCCAAATGATATAGACGTATTAACGGCTAGTCCACCATGTGAAGACATAAGTCCACTTAACGCATTCAGAGGATTTAAGGAGTACAAACATACAGTAGATCTGACGAGGGTCTTCGTAGAGAAGGTAAAAGGAAGAAATATGGGAATCTTCTATGAAAATGTTTACGATAAAAGGTTAGCTAGCCTACTGGCTGATAACGGTTTTAGTGTTGAAAAAGTCGATTTCAGCCAGTACATCCCACAGCGCCGTATTAGACTAATAGCTACGAAAAACGTGCGAAGACAAGTATCGTTAGACGGCTTTGCTGGGGTGAGAAGATGA
- a CDS encoding cell division protein ZapB — protein MTINQIIEENRQLQLQYAKAISTISRLENKTAVLQKKLEALQKENEKLKDENKKLQKQNNILMRAIEIAIEIKDYNNQKGFLKKVLEKLRETGELTR, from the coding sequence ATGACAATTAATCAAATCATCGAAGAAAACAGACAGCTGCAACTCCAGTATGCTAAGGCTATTAGCACTATCAGTAGACTGGAAAATAAAACTGCGGTGCTGCAAAAGAAGTTAGAAGCCTTGCAGAAAGAGAATGAAAAACTAAAAGATGAAAACAAAAAGCTTCAGAAACAAAATAATATCCTAATGAGAGCCATAGAAATCGCGATAGAGATTAAAGACTACAACAATCAGAAGGGATTTCTGAAAAAAGTGTTAGAAAAATTACGTGAAACCGGGGAGTTAACAAGGTGA
- a CDS encoding tyrosine-type recombinase/integrase: MDVKIDEIDQDTRRKILQKVLEKNVSYDKLGISRTMVWYYKTGKYDIPSNVVEKLLKFLTPEEMSEIIYGISPDSATINDAIKVVIKAMRDPQYREFLLLLLQKHLGEFIKELSTEYLVTKDDIELFEKINKPKAKKTYEDYIRYLKDVLRDMNYIITLDKIKEYLAETEEISKHRARHIGIVLKLFIREVVSTKNPSLANLLYHSFRIPRPGERPKEVRITIEDIKKVLSSIEDIGAKAFFLVMAETGLRTGEVLNLKIDQVDLEKREINLSKSTQTKRSYITFLHKKTVKWLKEDYLPFRQGFIRKYEHGVIQLGGDVKDWEQKFFPFQEERIRADIKEAMTKAGIVFRLYDLRAHFAMYMTKQGVSPMIIDILQGRVSPGQFRILQKHYLPFGKEELKEIYDRYAPKILE; the protein is encoded by the coding sequence ATGGACGTTAAAATAGATGAGATAGATCAAGACACTAGAAGGAAAATATTGCAAAAGGTTCTGGAGAAGAACGTATCATATGATAAGTTAGGGATATCGAGGACTATGGTATGGTATTACAAAACTGGGAAGTATGATATACCTAGCAATGTGGTTGAAAAGTTATTGAAGTTCCTTACCCCAGAAGAGATGTCCGAAATCATTTACGGAATATCCCCGGATTCCGCAACAATTAATGACGCAATAAAAGTTGTTATAAAAGCAATGAGGGATCCCCAATACAGGGAGTTTCTTCTACTACTGCTGCAGAAGCATTTAGGAGAGTTCATAAAAGAGCTCTCAACAGAATATCTCGTTACAAAAGACGATATAGAACTGTTTGAAAAGATAAACAAGCCTAAGGCTAAGAAGACTTATGAGGACTATATAAGATATCTCAAAGACGTATTAAGGGACATGAATTATATCATTACACTTGACAAAATTAAGGAGTATCTGGCAGAGACGGAAGAAATATCGAAACATAGAGCTAGACACATCGGGATAGTACTGAAACTTTTCATAAGAGAGGTAGTGAGTACAAAGAATCCCTCCTTGGCAAACCTATTATATCACTCTTTCAGGATTCCGAGACCTGGAGAAAGGCCTAAAGAGGTCAGAATAACGATTGAAGATATAAAGAAAGTACTTAGCAGTATTGAGGACATTGGAGCGAAGGCGTTTTTCTTAGTTATGGCCGAAACGGGATTGAGAACCGGAGAAGTACTAAATCTGAAGATAGACCAGGTCGATTTGGAGAAAAGGGAAATTAATCTCTCTAAGAGCACCCAGACCAAAAGGTCCTATATAACGTTTCTACACAAGAAAACGGTGAAATGGCTAAAGGAGGACTATTTACCCTTTAGACAGGGATTCATAAGAAAGTATGAACACGGGGTAATACAGTTAGGAGGAGATGTAAAGGATTGGGAACAAAAATTCTTCCCGTTCCAAGAAGAAAGGATAAGGGCTGATATAAAGGAAGCTATGACTAAAGCCGGAATAGTCTTTAGGCTATACGATTTGAGAGCGCATTTCGCAATGTATATGACTAAGCAAGGAGTTTCGCCTATGATAATAGATATCTTACAAGGGAGAGTATCGCCCGGGCAGTTCAGAATACTCCAAAAACATTACCTACCGTTCGGGAAAGAAGAACTGAAGGAAATTTATGACAGATATGCACCAAAAATCTTAGAATGA
- a CDS encoding RNA-guided endonuclease TnpB family protein gives MARRVKVIRATVSMKIALSEPLLALVNNYVKAIRFTLFWLKENVPNPNEKGVLGKVHEELYTRLREEYNLPSKVAEDCYRDALSVYKSWYNNPKKGRFPRVYKPTVWLTPKASYNVNLDNMTVRIAGVGELQILGYPRNLKEYLSWRMREARLVVKGDKAFLKVVFEKPLEKAKPRESIAVDINMSEIVVGKDDTHYVRIPTRLHEVHHWKSLAENLQKKYPRGWRGNKGILYRIRSFHQRARRIMEDFARKVGKWVVEIARDFGANVIKLEKLENLIKSVDKLPKEFRDKLYLMQYRRIQYWVEWQARKHGILVQYVNPKYSSVLCPKCGKRMEEKGYRWFKCSCGYENDRDVVAIINLNRRGSLALSSAHQMRDVNPNRWWER, from the coding sequence ATGGCTAGGAGGGTTAAGGTGATCAGAGCTACTGTTTCTATGAAGATCGCTCTCTCTGAACCCCTCCTAGCCCTTGTTAATAACTACGTAAAGGCAATACGTTTCACCCTATTTTGGTTGAAGGAAAATGTTCCAAATCCTAATGAAAAGGGAGTGTTAGGAAAAGTTCACGAGGAATTATACACGAGGTTAAGGGAGGAATATAATCTACCATCAAAGGTTGCCGAGGATTGTTATAGGGATGCCCTCTCAGTGTACAAGAGTTGGTATAATAATCCTAAAAAGGGTAGGTTTCCAAGAGTATATAAGCCAACAGTTTGGCTAACTCCTAAAGCAAGTTATAATGTGAACTTAGATAACATGACTGTTAGAATTGCTGGTGTTGGTGAACTTCAAATTCTAGGTTATCCTAGAAACCTCAAGGAGTACTTGAGCTGGAGGATGAGGGAGGCTAGGTTAGTGGTTAAGGGTGATAAGGCTTTTCTAAAAGTGGTTTTTGAGAAACCGTTGGAGAAGGCTAAACCAAGGGAAAGTATTGCTGTTGATATTAACATGAGCGAGATTGTTGTTGGCAAGGATGATACTCATTACGTTAGGATTCCAACTCGTTTGCACGAGGTTCACCACTGGAAGTCATTGGCTGAAAATCTTCAGAAGAAATACCCAAGAGGGTGGAGGGGGAATAAGGGGATCTTGTATAGGATTCGTTCTTTTCATCAAAGGGCTAGGCGTATTATGGAGGATTTCGCTAGAAAAGTGGGGAAGTGGGTTGTTGAGATTGCTAGAGATTTTGGTGCTAATGTTATTAAGTTGGAGAAGCTTGAGAACCTCATCAAGAGCGTAGATAAACTACCTAAAGAGTTTCGCGACAAACTTTATCTGATGCAGTATCGTAGGATTCAGTATTGGGTTGAGTGGCAGGCTAGGAAGCACGGTATTCTAGTTCAATACGTTAATCCCAAGTATTCTTCTGTTTTATGTCCTAAGTGTGGTAAAAGGATGGAGGAGAAAGGGTATCGTTGGTTTAAGTGTTCATGTGGTTATGAGAATGATAGGGATGTTGTTGCTATAATTAATTTGAACAGGAGGGGGTCTCTGGCCCTCTCGTCTGCCCACCAAATGAGAGATGTAAACCCGAATCGATGGTGGGAACGATGA
- the rpl7ae gene encoding 50S ribosomal protein L7Ae: MAKASYVKFEVPQDLADKVLEAVRKAKETGKIKKGTNETTKAVERGQAKLVIIAEDVQPEEIVAHLPLLCDEKKIPYVYVPSKKALGEAAGLQVAAASAAIIEPGEAKDIVDEIIKRVNEIRGKSTS; encoded by the coding sequence ATGGCTAAAGCTAGTTATGTAAAATTTGAAGTACCTCAAGATTTAGCAGATAAGGTTTTAGAAGCTGTAAGAAAAGCTAAAGAAACAGGTAAGATAAAGAAAGGTACTAATGAGACTACTAAGGCAGTTGAAAGAGGACAGGCTAAATTAGTAATAATTGCGGAAGATGTACAACCAGAAGAAATAGTAGCCCATTTACCACTCTTATGTGATGAGAAAAAGATACCATATGTCTATGTTCCTTCTAAAAAAGCATTAGGTGAAGCTGCTGGGCTACAAGTAGCTGCTGCCTCAGCCGCGATAATAGAGCCTGGAGAAGCAAAGGATATTGTAGACGAAATAATAAAAAGAGTTAATGAGATTAGAGGTAAGTCTACAAGCTAA
- a CDS encoding glutamate--tRNA ligase encodes MSKNLSEIIYKYALLNAIKHEGKAEVGPVISKVIAENPELKANAREIVQLVKEIVSRVNSMSIEEQRKEIESKYPELLEEKKIEERKKSLPPLSNVKGSVVTRFAPNPDGPLHLGNARAAILSYEYARMYKGKFILRFDDTDPKVKKPISEAYEWIKEDLKWLGINWDLEVYASDRLELYYKYARELIGRGYAYVDTCSSLEFKKFRDSKGTLKEPECLHRSSSIEANLELFDKFLSGEFKEGEAVVRLKTDLNSSDPSQIDWVMLRIIDTEKNPHPRVGSKYFVWPTYNFASAIDDHELNITHVLRAKEHMSNTEKQRWIFKYMGWNFPDVLQFGRLKLEGFMMSKSKIKGMLEKGTTRDDPRLPTLAGLRKRGILPDTIKDVIIDVGIKTNDATISFENIAAINRKKLDPIAKRLMFVSEWEEYVIEVPEPITAKIPLIPSKPELYRTINVNPGDKVLIEAKDAQGIIRLMDLCNVVVDKNNHKLIFHSKTLDDAKKISAKIVQWVKDEEKVPVKVVKAEGEKIKTINGYGEKMIKELNVDEVVQFFRFGFVRIDRKDDRGVTVIFSHD; translated from the coding sequence ATGTCTAAGAACCTATCTGAAATAATATATAAATATGCCCTACTTAATGCAATAAAGCATGAAGGTAAGGCAGAAGTTGGTCCAGTGATCAGCAAGGTAATAGCAGAGAACCCAGAACTAAAGGCTAATGCTAGAGAAATAGTCCAATTAGTTAAGGAAATAGTGAGTAGAGTTAATTCAATGTCTATTGAAGAACAGAGAAAAGAGATTGAAAGTAAATATCCAGAATTATTAGAAGAGAAAAAAATTGAAGAAAGGAAGAAATCTTTACCACCTCTTAGTAACGTTAAGGGAAGTGTGGTAACTAGATTTGCTCCTAATCCAGACGGTCCATTACATTTAGGCAATGCTAGAGCTGCGATACTGTCCTATGAATATGCGAGGATGTATAAGGGTAAATTTATCTTAAGATTTGACGATACTGATCCTAAGGTAAAAAAGCCTATTAGCGAAGCTTATGAGTGGATAAAAGAAGATTTAAAATGGTTAGGAATTAATTGGGATCTTGAAGTTTACGCTTCAGATAGGTTAGAATTATACTATAAGTACGCTCGTGAGTTAATAGGAAGAGGTTACGCTTATGTAGATACGTGCTCTAGTTTAGAGTTCAAAAAATTTAGGGATAGTAAAGGAACGTTAAAAGAGCCAGAGTGTTTACATAGAAGTTCATCGATAGAAGCTAACTTGGAGCTATTTGATAAGTTTCTAAGCGGAGAATTTAAAGAAGGAGAGGCAGTAGTAAGATTAAAGACCGATTTGAATAGTTCAGATCCCTCTCAAATAGATTGGGTAATGCTTAGAATCATTGATACTGAAAAAAATCCTCATCCTAGAGTGGGTAGTAAATATTTTGTATGGCCTACTTATAATTTTGCTTCAGCAATAGATGATCACGAATTAAATATAACACATGTTTTAAGGGCTAAAGAGCATATGTCAAACACTGAAAAACAGAGATGGATATTTAAATACATGGGTTGGAATTTCCCAGATGTATTACAATTTGGAAGATTAAAATTAGAAGGCTTCATGATGAGTAAATCTAAAATTAAAGGTATGCTAGAAAAAGGTACTACTAGAGACGATCCTAGATTGCCTACTTTAGCTGGGCTTAGAAAAAGGGGAATCTTGCCAGATACTATAAAGGATGTGATAATAGATGTAGGAATAAAGACAAACGATGCAACAATAAGTTTTGAAAATATAGCTGCAATTAATAGAAAGAAACTAGATCCAATAGCAAAGAGACTTATGTTTGTTAGCGAATGGGAGGAGTACGTGATCGAAGTACCAGAACCCATAACGGCTAAAATACCCTTAATTCCATCTAAGCCCGAATTATATAGAACTATTAATGTAAATCCTGGAGATAAAGTGTTAATAGAAGCTAAAGACGCTCAAGGTATTATTAGGTTAATGGATTTATGTAATGTAGTTGTTGATAAGAATAACCATAAGTTAATATTTCATAGTAAAACCCTTGATGATGCTAAGAAAATTAGTGCAAAAATAGTTCAATGGGTTAAAGACGAGGAAAAAGTACCTGTGAAGGTCGTTAAGGCTGAAGGCGAGAAAATTAAAACTATAAACGGATATGGAGAGAAAATGATAAAAGAGTTAAATGTAGATGAAGTAGTTCAATTCTTTAGATTTGGCTTTGTAAGAATAGATAGAAAAGATGATAGAGGGGTAACGGTAATTTTTTCACATGATTAA
- a CDS encoding phosphoglycolate phosphatase gives MIKLFLLDLDGTLTEDRNSTAIDVDAINAIRTLQNNGIKVGLVSGNSYPVLRGLYTYLNLNGGFVAENGCIVFFEGQKYRVCKIMDKNILNEFRSLFKLKDTWQNDYRECDFGFTPAILTDNMVEWAKSRGLYIRSSGYAVHIAYKPAGKGVGVKKLLELQGLRKEEVAAIGDSLTDIEFFNEVGLKVAVGNADEELKSIADFITTNKSGKGVKEFVTKLLRGEINV, from the coding sequence ATGATAAAATTATTTTTATTAGACTTAGACGGAACGTTAACCGAAGATAGAAACTCTACTGCAATAGATGTAGATGCAATAAATGCTATTAGAACTCTTCAAAATAATGGGATTAAAGTTGGTTTAGTCAGTGGTAATTCCTATCCAGTTCTTAGAGGTTTATATACTTACTTAAATTTAAATGGCGGTTTTGTTGCGGAAAATGGATGTATAGTATTTTTTGAAGGACAAAAATATAGAGTATGTAAAATAATGGATAAAAACATATTAAACGAGTTTAGATCTTTATTTAAATTAAAAGACACATGGCAAAATGATTATAGGGAATGTGATTTTGGTTTTACTCCAGCAATATTAACTGATAATATGGTGGAATGGGCAAAAAGTAGGGGATTATATATTAGAAGTAGTGGCTATGCAGTACATATAGCTTATAAACCAGCTGGAAAAGGCGTTGGTGTTAAAAAGTTACTAGAACTTCAAGGATTAAGGAAAGAAGAAGTGGCTGCTATCGGGGACTCCTTAACTGACATAGAATTTTTTAACGAAGTTGGATTAAAAGTAGCTGTGGGAAATGCAGATGAGGAGTTAAAGAGTATCGCAGATTTCATAACAACTAATAAAAGTGGAAAAGGCGTAAAGGAGTTTGTAACAAAATTACTGAGAGGCGAAATTAATGTCTAA
- a CDS encoding HD domain-containing protein — translation MKKVYDEIYGYIRLDDKETKLIDLPEFQRLRRIKQTSLAYLVYPGATHSRFSHSLGTFYLASIIGNRFKELGIINDEEFTYLKFSALLHDIGQFPFSHSLEPLYLEHGLSNKELRNLIITKSPNFRYFVDEESIDLNKILDILNGNSLLSSIISSDVDVDRMDYLVRDSRHTGVQLGNIDLYRLLDTIYYGNNNEIIIQDKGIYSLENFYISRLHMYQAVYYHKTIIGYELMLRDIFKTIYECCDSSILDISNIKSLVYEGNIAYWDDEWVFNILYNYLYSSDSPSYLKQKIKNFLDRRGPKVVYEEIIYENSNISEKFNKIRDTLQKTQIPSNSIYPIEEKINIVNKNRIKILSNNKEININEFKSTLIFNMPTILTIRRIYVDYEYAKRAREVIK, via the coding sequence ATGAAGAAGGTATATGATGAAATATATGGCTATATTAGACTTGATGATAAAGAGACAAAGTTAATTGACTTACCCGAGTTTCAAAGGCTGAGAAGAATAAAACAGACAAGCTTAGCCTACCTTGTCTATCCTGGTGCTACTCATAGTAGGTTTAGTCATTCTTTAGGAACTTTTTATTTAGCTAGTATAATAGGAAATAGATTTAAAGAACTAGGAATAATAAATGATGAAGAATTTACATACTTAAAATTTTCTGCTTTACTTCATGATATAGGACAGTTTCCCTTTAGTCATAGTCTTGAACCTTTATATTTAGAACATGGATTATCAAATAAAGAATTGAGAAATTTAATTATTACTAAGTCACCTAATTTCCGATATTTTGTTGACGAGGAATCCATTGATTTAAATAAGATTTTAGATATTTTAAATGGAAACTCTTTACTTTCGTCGATAATTAGTAGTGACGTAGATGTAGATAGAATGGATTATCTAGTTAGAGATTCTAGACATACTGGTGTCCAATTAGGGAATATAGATCTTTATAGACTTTTAGACACTATTTATTATGGAAATAACAATGAGATTATAATACAAGATAAGGGAATATATAGTTTAGAAAACTTTTACATATCTAGACTTCATATGTATCAAGCAGTATACTATCATAAAACTATAATTGGATATGAATTAATGTTAAGAGATATATTCAAAACAATTTATGAATGTTGTGACTCATCTATTTTAGATATCAGTAACATAAAGAGCCTTGTATATGAAGGCAATATTGCTTACTGGGATGACGAATGGGTCTTTAACATACTTTATAATTACCTATATTCTTCTGATTCTCCAAGCTATTTAAAACAAAAAATTAAGAACTTTTTGGATAGGAGAGGTCCTAAAGTAGTTTATGAGGAGATAATATATGAAAATAGCAACATAAGTGAGAAATTTAATAAAATTAGAGACACGTTACAAAAGACACAAATACCATCCAATTCAATTTATCCCATTGAGGAAAAGATAAACATAGTGAATAAAAATAGGATAAAAATTCTTTCAAATAATAAAGAAATTAATATAAATGAATTTAAATCAACTCTAATATTTAATATGCCAACTATTTTAACTATTAGAAGGATTTACGTAGATTACGAATACGCTAAAAGGGCAAGAGAGGTAATTAAATAA
- a CDS encoding DUF1512 domain-containing protein: MSLIAFAQASLNQANSLYYILTYLLFFVLLFLLYLPGVNTRLTVSMLSRGIEAQLNVIERYLNESKSKMEQLLRERGVQDPKSFVDRIAEMFIIDPVSIEPTDIIGRMRLLLRTGEDKIRDLITLVIPNIDSVSRSKLEVSAEVVNSLNLIYKVIRHYLILAKKLNSVILLYQLQFVVPQLVKMSEAYSKAMNTFIRGIPVGDSLGPLVAAYLFMKADKKWNPSRDTVAGEVQFEGRKLVVIKAEGPMATVGRPGEAVANVIEEYKGKVSRIITIDAALKLEGEKTGSIAEGTGVAMGDPGPEKISIERVAVKYNIPIDAVIVKMSMEEAITEMRKEIYQAASKALELVKKIILERTKAGDVVVIVGVGNTVGVAQ, encoded by the coding sequence ATGAGTTTAATTGCTTTCGCTCAAGCAAGTCTTAATCAAGCTAACTCTCTATATTATATTTTAACGTATCTACTCTTCTTTGTTTTGTTATTCCTTTTATATTTACCTGGCGTAAATACAAGGTTAACAGTATCTATGTTGTCTAGAGGCATTGAGGCTCAATTAAATGTAATAGAACGTTATTTAAATGAGTCTAAGTCAAAGATGGAGCAGTTATTGAGAGAAAGGGGTGTGCAAGATCCTAAATCTTTCGTTGATAGAATAGCGGAAATGTTCATAATAGATCCAGTTAGCATAGAACCTACAGACATAATAGGAAGAATGAGATTACTATTAAGAACTGGTGAAGATAAAATACGTGATCTAATCACATTGGTGATTCCAAATATAGATTCCGTTAGCAGGAGTAAGTTAGAAGTATCGGCGGAAGTAGTTAATTCCTTAAACTTAATATACAAGGTAATAAGGCATTATCTAATTTTAGCTAAGAAATTAAACAGTGTAATATTACTTTACCAGTTACAGTTTGTTGTTCCTCAATTAGTTAAGATGTCTGAGGCATATTCTAAAGCCATGAATACCTTTATAAGAGGTATACCAGTTGGCGATTCTTTAGGTCCCTTGGTAGCAGCTTATTTATTTATGAAAGCAGATAAAAAATGGAATCCAAGTAGAGATACTGTTGCTGGAGAGGTTCAATTTGAAGGAAGGAAATTAGTAGTGATAAAAGCAGAAGGTCCTATGGCTACTGTTGGGAGGCCAGGTGAGGCTGTAGCAAATGTAATAGAAGAATATAAGGGTAAGGTTTCTAGAATAATAACTATAGATGCTGCACTGAAGTTAGAAGGAGAGAAGACTGGATCAATAGCTGAAGGAACCGGTGTAGCAATGGGCGATCCAGGTCCAGAGAAAATCAGTATAGAAAGAGTTGCAGTAAAGTATAATATACCAATAGACGCTGTAATTGTTAAAATGAGTATGGAAGAGGCTATTACAGAAATGAGGAAGGAAATATATCAAGCTGCGTCTAAAGCATTAGAATTAGTAAAGAAAATAATTCTAGAAAGAACAAAAGCAGGAGACGTTGTTGTTATAGTAGGTGTAGGGAATACAGTAGGGGTGGCACAATAA
- the map gene encoding type II methionyl aminopeptidase — MSEDELDKLLRAGQIAAKARDEVSKDIKANVKVLDICEEVENIIIENKAFPAFPCNLSINYEAAHYSPLINDEKRIPDNAIVKLDIGAHIDGYISDTAVTISLDPKYQRLIDAAKSALEAAITNFRAGISIGEIGKIIEKTIKTQGYKPIRNLGGHLIKRYELHAGIFIPNVYERGIGVIQSEAVYAIEPFATDGGGEVIEGKDITIYSLKNPNVKGVSDKEKEMLQYIYTHFNYLPFSERWLKEFSTNVDELRNILKNLVKKGGLRSYPILIEIKKGMVSQFEHTVIVKEKSVIVSTRTL, encoded by the coding sequence ATGTCTGAGGATGAATTAGATAAGTTATTGAGGGCAGGTCAAATTGCAGCTAAGGCTAGAGATGAGGTTTCTAAAGATATTAAGGCTAATGTAAAGGTTCTAGATATTTGTGAAGAAGTTGAGAATATAATAATTGAAAACAAAGCATTTCCAGCTTTTCCGTGTAACCTTTCCATAAATTATGAGGCAGCTCATTACAGTCCACTTATAAATGATGAAAAACGAATTCCAGATAATGCTATTGTAAAATTAGATATAGGAGCCCATATTGATGGTTATATAAGTGATACCGCAGTTACCATAAGTTTAGATCCAAAATATCAGAGACTAATTGATGCAGCCAAAAGTGCTTTAGAAGCAGCAATTACTAATTTTAGGGCAGGTATAAGTATAGGTGAGATAGGTAAGATTATAGAGAAGACTATTAAAACTCAAGGATATAAACCGATAAGGAATTTAGGAGGGCATTTAATAAAACGTTATGAGCTACATGCTGGTATATTTATACCTAATGTTTATGAAAGAGGTATTGGAGTTATTCAGTCTGAGGCTGTATATGCAATAGAGCCATTTGCTACTGATGGCGGTGGGGAGGTCATAGAGGGTAAGGATATTACTATATACTCCTTAAAAAATCCTAATGTTAAAGGAGTTTCAGATAAAGAAAAGGAAATGTTACAATATATTTATACTCATTTTAATTATCTCCCGTTCTCAGAGAGATGGTTAAAGGAATTTTCTACGAATGTTGATGAATTAAGAAATATTTTAAAAAATTTAGTAAAAAAGGGTGGATTAAGGAGCTATCCTATATTAATTGAGATAAAAAAAGGTATGGTTTCTCAATTTGAGCATACTGTAATAGTAAAGGAAAAATCAGTAATCGTATCCACAAGGACTCTTTGA
- a CDS encoding metal-dependent hydrolase — MAQLRWLGHAAIQIQIGGKNILIDPMIKDNPLSPVKLDYFKNSVDLIIVTHDHYDHLGDTIELLKINPKAKLYATYDLEAYLADTYKISWENIIPANIGGYVEFDGVKLALTKAVHSSTHSDPTGAIVSSEGITIYHAGDTGLFEDMKIIGEVFKPDYALLPIGGRFTMDPYQASIAVEYIKPKKGVIPIHYNTWDLIKVNVNEFVTLVKSKGYNPIVLEPGQSIQL; from the coding sequence ATGGCTCAGTTAAGATGGTTAGGTCACGCTGCAATTCAAATACAGATAGGCGGAAAAAATATATTAATAGATCCCATGATTAAAGATAACCCTTTAAGTCCAGTTAAATTAGATTACTTTAAAAATAGTGTTGATTTAATAATTGTAACCCACGATCATTATGATCATTTAGGAGATACTATAGAGTTACTAAAAATTAACCCTAAGGCGAAACTTTACGCCACATATGATCTAGAGGCTTATTTAGCAGATACATACAAAATCTCATGGGAAAATATAATTCCAGCCAATATAGGAGGTTACGTAGAATTTGATGGCGTTAAATTAGCCCTAACTAAGGCAGTGCACTCTAGTACCCATAGTGACCCAACTGGGGCAATAGTATCGTCTGAGGGAATAACAATTTATCACGCAGGAGATACGGGACTATTTGAGGATATGAAAATTATTGGAGAAGTGTTTAAACCAGATTATGCCTTACTGCCAATAGGTGGAAGATTTACTATGGATCCATATCAAGCGTCAATAGCTGTGGAGTATATAAAGCCTAAAAAAGGCGTTATTCCAATTCATTACAATACATGGGATTTGATAAAGGTTAATGTTAATGAGTTTGTAACCTTAGTAAAGAGTAAAGGTTATAATCCAATAGTTTTAGAACCAGGTCAATCCATTCAGTTGTGA